The Nocardioides ochotonae genome segment GAGCCGGCGAACGCGCCGGCGAACGCACCGGCATCGGTCCACCGGGCCGACGAGGTCGGCCTGCTGCGGCGGCTGGCCTCCAACAAGCTCAGCCTGATCAGCCTGATCGGCGTCGTGTTCTTCCTGCTGCTGGCCCTGGTCGGGCCGTTCTTCGCGCCGTACGACCCCGCGGCGCTCGGCGACGACCCGATGGCGGCCCCCAGCGGCGAGTACTGGATGGGTACCGACTCGGTCGGCCGTGACGTCTTCTCCCGGTTCCTGCACGGCTCCCGGGTCTCGATCCTGGTCGGCTTCCTCGCCGTCGTGTTCGCACTCGTCGTCGGGACCGCGCTGGGCATGCTCGCCGGCATGCGCTCGGGCAAGTGGCGCGACTCGGTGATCATGCGCCTGATGGACGTCATCCTGGCGTTCCCGCTGCTGGTGCTGGTGCCGGTGATCACCGGCATCATCGGCCAGCGCGACCTCTCGCTCGGGCCGATCCCGATCGGGCCGGAGACACTCGTCGCCATCGCGATCGGCATCGTGCTGGTCCCCGTCTTCGCCCGCATCGCCCGCGCCAGCGTGCTGGCCGAGATGCGCGAGGACTACGTCATGGCGGTGCGCTCCTTCGGTGGGCGCAGCCGCGACATCCTGCTGCGCAACCTGCTGCCCAACATCGCCGCCCCGCTGGTCGTGCAGGCCGCCTTCGGCCTGGCCATGGCGATCACGGTCGAGGCGGCGGTCTCCTTCCTCGGCCTCGGGGTACAGCCGCCCGGCGCGAGCTGGGGCACCCTGCTCGCCGACGCGCGCCAGTACGTCACCCTCGGCGCGTGGTGGCTCGTGGTGTTCCCCTCGATCGCGATCGCGCTGTTCGTGCTGGTCTTCAACCTGCTCGGCGACCAGCTGCGCGACGAGCTCGACCCGCGGGCCAAGACCGCGATGAAGAAGAAGTCAGCGAGCCCGCGACGGGCCCGCCGTGGCACCGACCCGGTCGCCACCCCCGACCGTGTGGAGGGAGAGCGATGAGCACCATGACGAGCGACGACGCCACCAGCGCCGCCGTGCCCGAGGACCGGGAGGTGCTGCGGGTCACCGGCCTGCGGACCAGCTACCTCTTCCGCGGGACACCGGTCCCGGCGGTCCAGGAGTTCGCCCTCTCGGTGCGACCCGGCGAGATCGTCGGGCTCGTGGGGGAGAGCGGCTCGGGCAAGAGCACCGCCCTGAAGTCGATCCTCGGGATGCTGCGACCGCCCGCCGAGGTGGTCGCGGACGAGATCGTGCTCGACGGCCGCGACCTGCGTGCCCTCTCCGCCGAGGAGGCGCGACGGGTCCGGGGCGGCGAGATGGCGATGATCTTCCAAGACCCCATCAACTCCTTCAACCCCGCCTGGACGATCGGCAGCCAGTTCCGCCGGGTGCTCGCGCTGCACCGCCCGGACCTGCGCCGCAAGGACTACGACGCGGAGATCATCCGGCTGCTGCGCGGCGTCGGGATCGACGGCGCCGGCAAGCTGGACTCCTACCCGTTCCAGTTCAGCCAGGGCCAGCTGCAGCGGATCATGATCGCCGTCGCATGCGCGAGCAAGGACCTCAAGGTGCTGCTCGCCGACGAGCCGACCACCAGCCTGGACGTGACCATCGAGGCGCAGGTGCTCGACCTGCTCCGCACCCTGCGCGCCGAGCGTGACCTGGCGATGGTGCTGGTCACCCACGACCTCTCGGTCGTGGCGGAGATGTGCGACAAGGTCGTCGTGATGTACGCCGGCCGGGTGGTCGAGGTCGCCGACGTCTACGACCTCTTCGAGCGCCCGCAGCACCCCTACACCGCGCAGCTGCTGCGCGCGATCCCCGGCTTCCCGCACGATGGCGAGCGGCTCTACGCGATGCGCGGGGCGGTGCCGGGGCTCGATGCGGAGATCCGCGGCTGCCGGTTCGCCGACCGGTGCGACGCCAAGCTCGGCCCCGTCTGCGACACCGACGACCCCGAGCTCTACCCGGTCGACGACCGGGGCGCGCGGGCCGCGTGCCACCGGGTCCTCACCGACCTGCCCACCCCGATGCTCAAGGAGACGAGCCGATGAGCACCCGCCCCCTCGACGACGGCGCCCCCGCCCTGGTCTCCGTGCGCGACCTGCGCACGCACTTCCCGGTCGGCGGTGGGCTGCTGGCCCGCGCGCGCGGCAAGCAGCAGATCGTGCACGCGCTGGACGGGGTGACCGTGGACATCCGGGCCCGCGAGACCCTGGCGGTGATCGGGGAGAGCGGGTCCGGCAAGAGCACCATGGGGCGCAGCATCCTGCGCCTCGAGGAGCCGACCTCGGGCACCGTGGCCTTCCGGGGCAAGGACGTCACCTCGCTCTCCCGCGAGGACCTGCGCCAGCAGCGCCGGCACATGCAGATGGTCTTCCAGAACCCGTACTCCTCGGTGAACCGGCGCAACCGGCTCATCGACATCATCTCGGAGCCGCTGCGCGTGCACGGGATCGGTGACGCGGCGTCGCGGCGGGCCCGGTCCCTGGAGCTGCTCGAGCTGGTCGGGCTCAATCCCGACTTCCTGCATCGCTACCCCCACGAGGTCTCCGGCGGGCAGCTGCAGCGCGTCGGCATCGCCCGGGCACTGGCGACCGGGCCGGAGTTCCTGGTCGCCGACGAGCCGACCGCGAGCCTCGACGTCAGTGTCCGCGCGCAGGTGATGAACCTGCTCAAGGACCTGAAGGAGGACCTGGGCCTGACGCTGATGTTCATCAGCCACGACCTCGCCGTCGTGTCCTACATCGCCGACCACATCGCGGTGATGTACCTGGGGCGCATCGTGGAGGTCGGCAGCAAGCAGCAGCTGGAGTCGGAGCCGCAGCACCCCTACACCCGGGCGCTCTTCGCGGCCGCCCCGAAGCCGGACCCGCGCCAGCGCAAGAAGGAGGCCGTCCCGCTGGGGGAGGTCCCCAGCGCGATCGACCGGCCCTCGGGGTGCCACTACCGGCCGCGCTGCCCGCTGGCGATGGACATCTGCGCGGTCGAGTACCCGCCGCTGGAGCTCAAGGCCCACGGCCAGCAGGCCGCCTGCCACGCCGTCCCGTCGGCTCCGCTGCCGGCGGGTGCCACCGCACTGCCACTGGCGACCGCCTGAGCGATGCCCCTGAGGGACGCCCTTGGAAATGCACCGCGGCGCCCGCTCGAAGGAGCGGGCGCCGCGGTGTTTCAGCGGCGTTCGTAGAGCTCGAGGCGCTCGTCGTCGGGGCCGAAGTAGGCACGGGCGGCCACCGGGCCGAGGCCAGGCAGGTCGAGCTCGACCCGCTCGCCGGCGGCCTCGGCGCCGATCGCCTGGAGCAGCAGCTCGGCCGCCGCCAGGTCGTCGGTCTCGAGGGACGCGGTGAGGATGCCGAGCGCAGGCGGCACCGCGCGGTCGCGCTGGGAACGGCCCGGGAGCCCGACGTACTGCGCGATCTCGAGGCGACCGAGGTCGGGGGCCTGCGGGTTCATCATGTTGATGTTGTGCAGCCCGGTGCCCTCCGGCAGGCCGAAGAAGGACTCCATCCGGTGCAGCACCTTGTCGTAGAGCGGGCGCATCCCGAGCGCGGCGTAGAACTGCGCCGAGCGCCGGGCGTCGCTGCTGTGGATCGCCACCGTCTGCAGCGCCGAGGGGCGCCCGTCGTAGTCGGCCAGCAACGACCCGGGCGCGGGCTCGAGCTCGAAGACGTCGAGGAGGACCCGGTCGGGGTCGTAGGACAGCGAGTCCCAGGCCGACAGGTCGGGCGTCACGGTCCAGTGCGTGGGGCCGGACTTCGCGCTGCCGCCGTTCGTGCGTACGGCGTGCACCGCCGCCTGGATCTCCGGGACCCGGACGTTGAGCGCGTAGTGGCCGTAGTCCTGCATGGCCGAGTAGTCACCCCAGTAGAGCTCCCCGGGGCGGTCGAACTGCACCAGGCGCAGCAGCCCGCTGGTGGCGCCCTCGGGGCCGAGCAGCACGGTGTCCGCGCTCATGTCGGCCGGCAGGCCCCACAGCTGGCCCAGGGCTTCCCCGGACAGGCGCCCCGCGCCGAGCTCGACGTAGTCGAAGCACGCGGCGTAGAAGCGCCGCGAGCGCTCGAGGTCGCTGACGCCGACGGTGGCCACGCGGATCTCGCTGATCATGTGTTCTTCATCCCTCGTTCCACCTGCTGAAACATTGTTTCGGCAGTCTTGTGGTCGCGAGGAGCGGATGTCAAGGGTGGCGGTGGTGCCTGAGCTCCAGGGCTTCCGTCCCCCTTAAGTAGGACTTTATTCCTGCCGCCGGGGCTGCGGCCCTAACGTGAGTGAAACCACGTTTCGATCAGCGGAACGTGCGATCGATCCTGGACGGAGGCGCACTGATGCTGTCCTACCTGGTGCGGCGCCTGGGCGGAGTGGTCGTCGTGCTGCTGCTCGTCCTGACCATGGTGTTCCTGATGCTGCACGCCACCCCCGGCGGCCCCGAGACGGCGTACCTCGGCAGCAACCCCACCCCCGAGAAGCGGGACGCGGTGATGGCCCAGCTCGGCCTGGACCGGCCGCTGTGGCTGCAGTACCTCACCTTCGTGGGCAGCGTGCTCACCCTCGACCTCGGCCGGTCGCTGACGACCGGGACCCCGGTCACCGAGCTGCTCGGCGACCGGATGCTGGTGACCCTCGAGCTCGGCCTGGTCTCCTTCGTGGTCTGGACGGCGGTCGGCATGCTCGCCGGCGCCCTCGCCGCGGCCCGCCGCGGGCGGCTCCTCGACGGGGTCGTCCGGGTCGGCAGCGTCGTCGCCCTCTCGATCCCCAGCTTCTGGCTCGGCCTCGTGCTCGTCATGATCTTCGGCCTCTACCTCCCCGGTGTGCTGCCGAGCTCGGGCTGGGTGCCGTTCACCGAGGACCCGGTGGAGAACCTGCGCTCGCTGGTGCTGCCGGCCTTCACCCTCGGCATCGGCGCGGCGGCGGTCATCGCCCGCACACTGCGGACCTCGATGATCGAGGCGCTGGACGCCGACCACGTCGCCTTCGGCCGGGCCCTCGGGCTGCCCGAGCGGACCATCCTGTCCCGCCTCGCGCTGCGCAACGCGGTCATCCCGACGCTCACCGTGCTGGGCATGATGCTCGGCACCTTCATCGGCGGCGCGGTCCTCGTCGAGAACGTCTTCAACGTCCCGGGCGTGGGTCAGCTCGTCGTGACCTCCTTCCTCGCCCACGACTACCCGGTGGCGATCGCCGCGACGGTCTGGACGGCCGGCACCTTCCTGGTCACCACGCTCGTGGTCGACCTCCTGTACTTCGCGATCAACCCGCGCATCCGTGCCCAGTTCGTCGGAGGTGGTTCCCGGTGAGTGCTCCCGCCCTCACGGTCCGTGCCAGGCGCCGCCCGCGGCTTCCGCGTGTCCCGCGGCTGTCGGCGCTCGGCTGGATCGGGCTGGTCCTCGTGCTGGCCTTCTGCGCGCTCGCACTCCTCGGGCCGCTGTTCTCGCTCCCACCGGACGAGCGCACCGGCGGGCCGCTCGAGGCGCCGAGCGCGGCGCACTGGTTCGGCACCGACGACCTCGGCCGCGACCTGTTCGCGCGCACCGCGGTCGGCGCACGCCTCTCGCTCCTGGTCGCGCTCGGCAGCGTCGTCGCCGGCCTGGTCGTGGCCGTGCCGATCGGGCTGCTCGCCGGCTACCTCGGCGGCACCTGGGTCGACGACGTGCTGATGCGGGTCATGGAGGCGCTGCAGGCGCTGCCGGTCTTCGTGCTGGCGCTGTTCGTGGTCGGCATGATCGGGACCGGTCCCACGGACATCGGCCCGGTGACGCTCTCCGCCGGGGTCAAGGTCATCCTGCTGCTCGCGCTCTCCTTCCTCCCGTTCTTCGCCCGCGTCACCCGGGCCGCGACCCTCGTCGAGGTCCAGGAGGAGTACGTCGCCGCGCTGCGGGTGGTCGGCGTCTCGCGACGGCGGATCATGCTCGGCGAGCTGCTGCCCAACGTGCTCCCGCCGGTGCTCGTGCAGGGGTTCCTCTGGGTGGGCGTCGCGGTCTTCGCCGAGAGCGCGCTCTCCTTCCTCGGTCTCGGGGTGCAGCCGCCGCAGGCGAGCCTCGGCAACCTGCTCTCGGACGCGACCAGCGCGCTGATGATCGGCGGCTGGTGGCTCTCGGTGGTCCCCGGCCTGGCGATCCTGCTCGTCACGATCGGCATCAACCTCCTCGGCGACGAGGTCGATCGCCATCTCGGAGGCCGGCACTGACCGGCCCGACCCTTCGGCCTCCCTCGGCCGGAACCCTCTCGGGACGAACCCTCATGTCCGCGCTTCGTCGCGGTCCCGATTCGCGTCGCGGACGTCCGTCCTCACCGACCGCACCACCACCCTCTTTTCAGGAGCTCGCATGAAGACCGATTCCCTCGCCATGTCGCGCCGCGGCCTGCTCGGCACCCTGGGTGTCATCACCGCCGGCGTCACCCTCGCCGGCTGTGGCGGCGGCACCAGCACGAGCGGCTCCGGCGGCTCCGGCGGCAAGCCCGTCGCCGGTGGTGCGCTGGTGCTCGGCCTTCCCGCGCTCTCGGACTACCTCAACCCGCTGGTCGCGACCACCAACGCGCTGGCCTGGGTCACCGACCCGGTGGTGGAGACGCTCTACACCTACGACGACCAGATGCGCTCGGTCCCGCTGCTCGCGGCCGGCGAGCCGACCATCTCCAAGGACGGGCTCACCTGGACCATCGAGGTGGCCAAGGGCGTGACCTTCTCCAACGGCGAGCCGCTCACCGCCGAAGACGTCGCGGCCGTGATCAACCACGTGTCCGACCCGTCGGCGTACACCGACTGGACCAGCTACTTCGCCTACTTCGTCTCGGGCGCCAAGGCCAAGGGCCCGCGCACCGTCGTGATCTCGCTGGCGATGCCGTACGGCGTGCTGCGCTCGCACCTGAGCAATCTGCCGATCATCCACCGCGACTCGCTGAAGAAGAACGACACCACGATCGGCACCGGCCCCTACGTGATCGACAAGGTCACCCAGGGCCAGTCGGTGCTGCTGCGCCGCAACGAGAGCTACCACGGCACCGCGGGCGGCCCCGACACCCTGGAGTACCGCGCGATCCCGGACGCCGGCACCCGGCTGGTCAACCTGCGCGAGGGCAAGATCCACGTGATGACCGACGTGCCCGCGAGCAACGTCGCCACCCTGGAGAAGGACGACTCGCTCTCCGTGGAGGTCGTCGACGCCCCGATCTCGATCCTCACCTTCTTCAACGCGACCAAGGCGCCCTTCGACGACGTCCGCGTCCGCCAGGCCCTCGCCCACGCCATGGACCGCGAGGGCGTCGCCGAGCTCGTGTACGCCGGCACCGCGGCGCCCGCGCAGGGCCCCGCCGGTCCGGCCCTCGAGGCGCACGACCCGGACCTCGAGATCTACTCGGCGGCCCCGAACGTCGAGCGCGCCAAGGAGCTCCTCGCCGAGGCCGGCGTCGACGGCGTGGAGTTCACGCTGACCATCAGCAGCTCCTCGGAGGCCACCGTCAAGATGGCCGAGGTCCTGGCGCAGGGCTGGGCGAAGGCCGGCATCACCTGCCGCCTGGAGACCACCGACGCCGGCACCTGGATCACCCGGTGGATGGAGGGCGACTACCAGCTCTCGATGACCACCTACGTCACCGGCGTCAGCGCCGGGGCCAGCGCGTTCCCGCTGTTCACCTCCTACGCCTCGAGCAACACGATGAACTTCGGCTACTCCAACAAGGAGGCCGACGCGCTGATGAGCCAGGCGTGGGCGACCACCGACGACGCCGAGCGGGCCGAGCTGACCCGCCAGGTGGACCGGATCCTCGCCGAGGACGCGGTCGCGGTGCCCCCGGTCTACCCGCGGATGATCGTGGCCCAGCGTCGCGACGTCACCGGCCTCGACGCCGGTCAGCTCGCCGTGGGCCGACTGGACGCCGCCAACCTGCGGCGCCTGGCCTGAGCATGACTGCCGTCGTGAGGGAGCGCGGAGAGCCCGGGCCCGGGACGTCCGGGGCACCGGGGACGCACCCGGTGCTCCGCGTCGAGGGCCTCGACGTGACCTACCGGACCGGCCGGGGCCCGCTGCCGGCCGTCCGCGACGTCTCCTTCGAGGTCCACCGCGGTGAGGTGTTCGGGCTGGTGGGGGAGTCGGGCTCGGGCAAGAGCACCCTGCTCAGCGCGCTGATGCGGCTGCTGCCGCGGGGCACCGAGCTCTCGGCCGGAAGTCTCGAGCTGGACGGCCGCGACCTGCTCGGCATGTCCGAGTCCCGGCTGCGCGGCCTGCGCGGGACCGAGATCGGACTGGTGCCGCAACGGCCGATGACCTCGCTGTCGCCGGTCACCCCGGTCCGGGCCCAGCTGCGCCGCCTGACCGGCGGGCAGGTGGACGACGCCCGGCTGCACGAGCTGCTGACCAGCGTCGGCCTCGGCGGACTGCGCGAGCGGCTCGGGGACTACCCGTTCCAGTTCTCCGGTGGCCAGCTCCAGCGGATGCTGATCGCGATCGCCGTGCTCGCCCGCGAGCCCCGGCTGGTCCTGGCCGACGAGCCGACCACGACCCTCGACGCCACCGTGCAGGCGCAGGTGCTCCGGCTCCTGATCGACCTGCGCGAGCGGCTGGGCAACACGGTCGTGCTCGTCACCCACGACCTCAACGTGGTCGCCCAGGTCTGCGACCGGGTCGGCGTCATGTACGGCGGCCGGCTGGTCGAGGTCGCCACGACGGCCCGCCTCTTCGAGGACCCGCAGCACCCCTACACCCAGGCGCTGCTCGCGGCGATGCCGAGCAAGCACGCGCCCGGGGAGCGGCTGCGCCCGATCCCGGGCACGGTCAGCGGAGCCCAGCGGCTGCCGGGGTGCCCGTTCGCCCCGCGCTGCCCGCGCGCCGACGCGCAGTGCCGCGAGGTCGACCCCGCGCCGCGGGAGGTCGCCTCCGCGACGGTGCGCTGCCACCACCCGGGGAGGGTCGCATGAGCGCCGGAGCCGAGCCCCTCGTCCGCGTCGAGGGCCTGGTCAAGCACTACCCGGTGCGTGGTCCGCGGCGCCCGCGCGGCACCCCGGCCTCGGTGGTGCACGCCGTCGACGGCGTCGACCTGCGGATCGCCCCCGGCGAGTCGGTCGCGCTGATCGGGGAGTCCGGCTGCGGGAAGTCGACGGTCGCGAAGGTCCTGGTCGGCCTGGTGCCGGCCACGCAGGGCGTGGTCCGGGTCGCCGGGCACGACGTCGTACCGGTGACGGTGAAGGACGCCGAGGCGCGCCGACGCGTCCAGCTGGTCTCCCAGAACCCGTGGTCGGCGCTGAACCGGGCCCGCACCGTGCGCCACATCCTGTCCCAGCCGGTCGTCCTGCATGGCCGGGCGACGGGCAAGCAGGCGGTGGAGCAGCGGGTCTCCGAGCTGTTGGGCCTGGTCGGGCTCCCGGTCGAGTACCTCGACCGGCGTCCGCGGGACCTGAGCGGCGGTGAGCTGCAACGGGTCACGGTGGCCCGGGCGCTCGCGACCGAGCCGGAGCTGCTCGTGCTCGACGAGCCGACCGCCAGCCTGGACGTCAGCGTGAAGGCGACGCTGGTCAACCTGCTCGCGGACCTGCGTGCCGAGCTCGGGCTGACCTACCTGCTGATCACCCACGAGCTCGACGTGGCCCGCCACCTGGTGGACCGGGTCGCGGTGATGTACCTCGGCGAGATCGTCGAGACCGGCACCGCCGAGCAGATCTTCAGCGCACCGGAGCACCCCTACACTCGCGCGCTGCTGGCCGCCTCGCCGGCCGAGCTCGTGATCGGGCAGCTGCACGGCGACGGCCTGGTGGGCGAGGTGCCCTCGGCGATCGACGTGCCGTCGGGCTGCCGCTTCCACACCCGCTGCCCGTTCGCCACCGCGGCGTGCACCACCGAGCACCCCCTCCTCAGCAGCCGGCCCGGCGAGCGCGCCGTGGCCTGCCTGCGCATCGACGAGCTCGTCGACGGACCCGTCGCGAGCACCCCCACCGGAAGGACACAGCAATGAACCCCTGGGACCAGGACTTCCCGATCCTCAGCAAGCACATGGGCGAGTGGGAGGGCGAGTACGTCCACCTCGACCCCGAGGGCAACGAGATCGACCGGCACGCCTCGCACCTGCGGATGTGGGTGCCCGAGGACGGCTCGTGCGACATCAAGCAGATCAACACCTACACCTGGCCCGACGGCCGGGTCGAGGCCGTGGAGTTCCCCGGCATCCTCAAGGGCCGCGACGTGCACTTCGAGACCGACCGGATCAGCGGCCACATGCACCAGGCCGACGAGCTGAACATCCTGCTGACCTGGACCTACAAGGAGCTGCTCAAGGAGGGCAACTACCTCTACGAGCTGATCCAGCTCAGCCGGGACGGCCAGCAGAAGGTGCGCACCTGGCACTGGATGGAGGACGACCGGCTGGTGAAGCGGACGGTCATCCGCGAGCGCAAGATCGCCTGATCTCCCCGGGGCGGGCCGACGCCTGGCGTCGGCCCGCCCACCCCTCCTCCGAGCCGAGAACGAGAGCGAGCCATGCACGCAGACACGAACCCGGGGCGCTACCCGGTGGCCCCGCTGGCCCAGGACGCCTGGACCCTCGGGGTGGCGCAGTCCCGCATCCACCCCGCGGCGGACCGCGCCGACCTGGAGGACAACCTCCAGCACATGCTCCACCTCATCGACAACGCCTTCCACTACGGCCCCGGCCCGGACCTGCTGCTCTTCCACGAGTTCCCGATCAGCGGCTGGGACACCTGGACCCGCGAGGAGGCGCTCGAGCGCTGCATCACCCTCGACGGCCCCGAGCTGGCCGCGATCGCCGCGAAGGCCCGCCGGTTCGGCTCCTACATCGCCTTCGGCGCCTACGTGAAGGACCCCGACTGGCCCGGGCACGTGCTCAGCCTGACCAACCTGGTGGGCCCCGACGGCGACCTGGTCGCGAGCCACTGGAAGGCGCGCAACGTGCGCGGCCTGTTCCCCGGCTTCGAGCTCTTCACGACCGCCATCTACGACGTCCTCGACGAGTACGTCGAGCGCTACGGCGCCGACGCCGTCCTGCCGGTGGCCAAGACCCCGCTGGGCAACATCACGCTCTCCTCCACCCAGCTCGAGCCGGAGCTGATGCGCGCCCTGGCGATCAAGGGCGCCGAGGTCATCCTGCGCACCGCCAGCGGCAGCTTCACCGAGACCGACATCGCCGCCACCGCGCTCTACAACCGGGTCTACGTGGCGGTCGCCAACAACGCGCTGCTGCTGCGCAAGGGGCCCTACTTCGAGGACACCGGCGCCGGCGGCTCGGCCATCTACGGCCCCGACGGCAAGGTGATCGTCCGGGCCGAGGGCAAGCACGAGGCGCTGATCCAGGCGCGGATCCCGATCGCTGCGTTCCGCGCGCGGCACCTGCAGCCCGACATCCACTGGGACCTCTACCGCGAGGTCTTCGACGGCTACGTCAGCCGGTTCCCGCCGAACCTGTTCGCCGCCGAGCAGCCCCCGACCCTGGCCGACACCGCGGCGTACGTCGCGGGGCGGAGCCGGTGGACCTGAGCCGGTGGGCCTGAGCTCCGGCCGTCTGAGCGGCGCCCCCGTGGGGCGCCGCTCAGCGGTCGGCCGGAGCGCTGCGGGCGATGACCCGGTCCTGGGCGTTCAGGAACAGCTCGAGGGTCAGGTCCATCAGCTCACCGCACACCCGCTCGGCGCCCTCGACGTCGCCGGCCTGCACCAGGTCGACCAGACGCCCGTGGCGGGCGGCGGTGTCGGGGGAGAAGTGCTGGTAGCGCTGGAAGTCCGGCACCCGCAGGCAGGCGTGCACGGTGCCCGCGAGGCGGGCGAGCATGTCGTTGCCCGAGCCGAGGTAGAGCAGCCGGTGGAAGGCCGTGTCGGCCTCGATCATCAGGCGGGGGTCCGCGGCGCGCGTCGCGCGGTCGATGCGGACCACGGCGTCGGCGAGCGCCTCGAGCACCGCCGGGTCGGCGTGGGTGGCGGTGAGGCCGGCGGCGAGCGGCTCGAGGCGCTCGCGCAGCTGGAGGGACTCCCGCAGCTGCACGAAGCGGCTGGCGCCGGAGGCGCGCCAGCGGATGACCTGCTCGTCCAGGAGCGCCCAGCTGCCCGGATCGGTCACCGTCGTACCGGCGCGTTGCCGGGCCTGGACCATGCCCTTCGCGGCCAGCGTGCGCAGGCACTCGCGCACCAACGAGCGCGACACCTCCAGCTCGGTCGCGATCCGGTCCGGGTCGATCACGCCGGTGAGCTCCCCGGCGGCGATCCGACTGCCGAGGCGCTCCACGATCCGGCCGTGCATGCTCGCCAGCTCCGCGGGCTCCGGCGGGACCGGAGGGTACGGGGACCGCGTCACCGTGGCCGCCGTGGCCCGCGAGGCCGCGGGACGGTGGGCCGGCCGGCCGTCGGAGCCGGTCGAGGACATCGGGCGCGGGCGATCCGCCACGGTCGGTCCCTTTCAGTAGGAGGGCAACGCAGTGAGCGCACCATATAGGAATAGTGTTTCGGAGACCGGAACGAAAGGTGACGACATGACCACCCCCCGGCCGGCAGCGGCTGGCGCCGGTGCCACGATCGCGACGGTCGAACGCGCGGCCGACGTGCTGCTGCACCTCGCCGCCGATCCGCGCGCCGACCACGGCGTCACGGAGGTGGCCGAGGCGATGGGGCTCTCGAAGTCGGCCGTCCACCGGGTGCTGAGCTCGCTGCGGCGCGGCGGGCTCGTCGAGCTCGACGAGCACACCCGTCGCTACTCCCTCGGCGCCGGCGCGCTCCGCCTCGGGCTGAGCTACCTCGACCGGATCGACGTGCGGCGGCTTGCTCGCCCGGTCCTGGAGGACCTCTCGGAGCGGACCGGCGAGACCGCGACGCTGTCGGTCCTGCTGGGCGAGCGCGACCGCATCTACGTCGACCAGGTCACCCCGGAGCGCGAGGTGATCATGTCGGTGTCGCTGGGCGAGCCCTACTCGCTGCACGCCGGCGCCTCGTCCCGGGTGTTCCTCGCCTTCCTGCCCGACGCCCAGCGCGAGCGCTACCTGGCCGGGCCGCTGACCTCCGCGCGGGGGGCGACCGTCGTCGACGACGCCGGCCTCCGCGAGGAGCTGGCCCGGGTGCGCGCCCAGGGTTGGGCCCGGTCCGCGGGGGAGCGGCAGGACGGGGCGGCGTCGGTGGCCGCACCGGTGCTGCGCCACGACGGCACGCCGGCGGCGGTGATCAGCGTGTGTGGCCCGGCCTCCCGGTTCGCCGCCGAGCTCGACCACTGCCGCGAGCTGCTGCTCGAGGCCACCCGCTCGCTCTCCACCGGGCTGGGGTGGGTCGCGGAGGACTGATCGCCGCGCGCCGAGCGTCTCGGGCTGGGTGCGCGCCCCTTGTGCGGCACCGGATCGAGGGCCACAATGATTCCACTAGGCGAAACATTGTTTCACAAGGAGGAATCGGTGATCGAGCGCCACTACGTCAGTCTCCCGGGCGGGCAGCTGCACTACCTGCGTGCCGGAGCGGGGGCGCCGGTCATCGTGCTGCACTCCTCGCCGATGTCCTCGGCCTGCATGACACCGTGGATCGAGAGGCTCGCGGCGCACTTCACCGTCTATGCCCTCGACACCGCAGGCTACGGCCAGTCCGACCCGCTGCCCTCCGGCGACGCCGACCCCGAGATCGCCGACTACGGGCGCCGGGTGCTGGAGTTCGCCGACG includes the following:
- a CDS encoding DUF3598 family protein translates to MNPWDQDFPILSKHMGEWEGEYVHLDPEGNEIDRHASHLRMWVPEDGSCDIKQINTYTWPDGRVEAVEFPGILKGRDVHFETDRISGHMHQADELNILLTWTYKELLKEGNYLYELIQLSRDGQQKVRTWHWMEDDRLVKRTVIRERKIA
- a CDS encoding oligopeptide/dipeptide ABC transporter ATP-binding protein, translated to MSAGAEPLVRVEGLVKHYPVRGPRRPRGTPASVVHAVDGVDLRIAPGESVALIGESGCGKSTVAKVLVGLVPATQGVVRVAGHDVVPVTVKDAEARRRVQLVSQNPWSALNRARTVRHILSQPVVLHGRATGKQAVEQRVSELLGLVGLPVEYLDRRPRDLSGGELQRVTVARALATEPELLVLDEPTASLDVSVKATLVNLLADLRAELGLTYLLITHELDVARHLVDRVAVMYLGEIVETGTAEQIFSAPEHPYTRALLAASPAELVIGQLHGDGLVGEVPSAIDVPSGCRFHTRCPFATAACTTEHPLLSSRPGERAVACLRIDELVDGPVASTPTGRTQQ
- a CDS encoding nitrilase-related carbon-nitrogen hydrolase codes for the protein MHADTNPGRYPVAPLAQDAWTLGVAQSRIHPAADRADLEDNLQHMLHLIDNAFHYGPGPDLLLFHEFPISGWDTWTREEALERCITLDGPELAAIAAKARRFGSYIAFGAYVKDPDWPGHVLSLTNLVGPDGDLVASHWKARNVRGLFPGFELFTTAIYDVLDEYVERYGADAVLPVAKTPLGNITLSSTQLEPELMRALAIKGAEVILRTASGSFTETDIAATALYNRVYVAVANNALLLRKGPYFEDTGAGGSAIYGPDGKVIVRAEGKHEALIQARIPIAAFRARHLQPDIHWDLYREVFDGYVSRFPPNLFAAEQPPTLADTAAYVAGRSRWT
- a CDS encoding ABC transporter ATP-binding protein — its product is MLRVEGLDVTYRTGRGPLPAVRDVSFEVHRGEVFGLVGESGSGKSTLLSALMRLLPRGTELSAGSLELDGRDLLGMSESRLRGLRGTEIGLVPQRPMTSLSPVTPVRAQLRRLTGGQVDDARLHELLTSVGLGGLRERLGDYPFQFSGGQLQRMLIAIAVLAREPRLVLADEPTTTLDATVQAQVLRLLIDLRERLGNTVVLVTHDLNVVAQVCDRVGVMYGGRLVEVATTARLFEDPQHPYTQALLAAMPSKHAPGERLRPIPGTVSGAQRLPGCPFAPRCPRADAQCREVDPAPREVASATVRCHHPGRVA
- a CDS encoding FadR/GntR family transcriptional regulator; this encodes MHGRIVERLGSRIAAGELTGVIDPDRIATELEVSRSLVRECLRTLAAKGMVQARQRAGTTVTDPGSWALLDEQVIRWRASGASRFVQLRESLQLRERLEPLAAGLTATHADPAVLEALADAVVRIDRATRAADPRLMIEADTAFHRLLYLGSGNDMLARLAGTVHACLRVPDFQRYQHFSPDTAARHGRLVDLVQAGDVEGAERVCGELMDLTLELFLNAQDRVIARSAPADR
- a CDS encoding ABC transporter substrate-binding protein, with translation MKTDSLAMSRRGLLGTLGVITAGVTLAGCGGGTSTSGSGGSGGKPVAGGALVLGLPALSDYLNPLVATTNALAWVTDPVVETLYTYDDQMRSVPLLAAGEPTISKDGLTWTIEVAKGVTFSNGEPLTAEDVAAVINHVSDPSAYTDWTSYFAYFVSGAKAKGPRTVVISLAMPYGVLRSHLSNLPIIHRDSLKKNDTTIGTGPYVIDKVTQGQSVLLRRNESYHGTAGGPDTLEYRAIPDAGTRLVNLREGKIHVMTDVPASNVATLEKDDSLSVEVVDAPISILTFFNATKAPFDDVRVRQALAHAMDREGVAELVYAGTAAPAQGPAGPALEAHDPDLEIYSAAPNVERAKELLAEAGVDGVEFTLTISSSSEATVKMAEVLAQGWAKAGITCRLETTDAGTWITRWMEGDYQLSMTTYVTGVSAGASAFPLFTSYASSNTMNFGYSNKEADALMSQAWATTDDAERAELTRQVDRILAEDAVAVPPVYPRMIVAQRRDVTGLDAGQLAVGRLDAANLRRLA